In Aureibaculum algae, the following are encoded in one genomic region:
- a CDS encoding zinc-dependent metalloprotease, with the protein MKKISSILFSIVLSFHAIWTFAQKSNTKLKPYKEVITIEAISEKGFVSTHLLNGKIYLEIPENILDKDLLFVNHNNSSFDKQNIIVFNKRNNTIQIIIQETESKAGNTIQLLEGKYDIKITPVSFPILTIGNSQSNYIINATDLFLNTPKGLQGGGKSIVKDATFIDEVRSFANSVEVKTTTTITSEKGPITTNVNFSIMLLPEPMMPRLYDHRIGFDSEDRSSNIFNESKRASIAKWRLEKKYPSQTLSEPIKPIIFYLDSAIPNVWKPYVKAGVYEWLPAFEAAGFKNALIVKEAPVNDKDWSINSMRYSVIRWKNRSKFRGHEGVGFGTVNRIVDLRTGEILKSDILLGMIDVLVDKYFSRCSPLDKRAQQYPFPDDLMGEMIQSLTAHETGHAFGIKDANFGEYTYSFEKMRNKKWLQKMGHTPSIMNYARENFIVQPGDNIPPNLLHQKVGPTDLYNIRWAYTQFPNINKPDDELPYLEKIVREQDTVPWYRYNLEVQSIGPETINEVVDNDNPIKSAELGVKNLKRVLNLIPDIAINERDDKVKKRFYIGTLNLWVDQMKYVESLIGGYTIQYKSNAQKGSVYTAIPYNRQKEALKFLNKEAFNPPLWMIRDDITGRFIANEVHGMNDKSGFINSTIEIISRKQRKILKNLFSTTKLKALEENGISGKSNYNIVDMLQGLNDGLWRELEEESIKINFFRQEIQFAYIFYLKDALKHETKKHQRESIYVAYNKYLFSSYTRSALFNELNNLKNSIKKIIFNVDDLSTKSHLELCLLEIDKGQN; encoded by the coding sequence ATGAAAAAAATAAGCTCTATTCTTTTCTCGATAGTATTGTCTTTTCATGCTATTTGGACTTTTGCTCAAAAAAGCAATACTAAGTTAAAACCATACAAAGAAGTAATCACAATTGAAGCGATATCGGAAAAAGGTTTTGTCTCTACTCATCTTTTGAATGGCAAAATCTATCTAGAGATTCCAGAAAACATCTTAGATAAAGATTTGTTATTTGTAAATCATAATAATTCAAGTTTTGATAAACAAAACATAATTGTATTCAATAAAAGGAATAATACTATCCAAATTATTATTCAAGAAACGGAATCTAAAGCTGGGAATACAATTCAGTTATTAGAAGGGAAATATGATATTAAAATAACGCCTGTCAGTTTTCCTATTTTGACAATTGGGAATAGTCAATCTAATTATATTATTAATGCTACCGATTTATTTTTAAACACGCCAAAGGGGCTACAAGGTGGTGGAAAGTCGATTGTCAAGGATGCCACATTTATAGATGAAGTAAGGTCATTCGCCAATTCCGTTGAGGTGAAAACGACGACAACTATAACTTCTGAAAAAGGTCCAATAACCACTAATGTTAATTTTAGTATTATGTTGCTTCCAGAACCGATGATGCCCCGTTTGTATGATCATAGAATAGGTTTTGATAGTGAAGATAGAAGTTCCAATATTTTTAATGAATCCAAAAGAGCTTCTATAGCAAAATGGCGATTAGAAAAAAAGTATCCATCTCAAACTTTAAGTGAACCCATAAAACCGATTATATTTTATTTAGACTCAGCTATTCCTAATGTATGGAAACCTTATGTTAAGGCAGGTGTTTATGAATGGTTGCCCGCCTTTGAAGCTGCTGGTTTTAAAAATGCACTTATTGTAAAAGAGGCTCCAGTAAATGATAAAGATTGGTCGATAAATAGTATGAGGTATTCCGTTATCCGCTGGAAGAATAGATCAAAATTTAGAGGACATGAAGGAGTAGGTTTTGGTACAGTAAATAGAATTGTAGATCTAAGAACTGGCGAGATTCTTAAATCAGATATCTTGTTAGGAATGATTGATGTTCTAGTCGATAAATATTTTTCTAGATGTAGTCCATTAGATAAACGGGCACAACAATATCCCTTCCCTGATGATCTAATGGGAGAGATGATTCAATCGCTTACTGCCCATGAAACGGGACATGCTTTTGGTATAAAGGATGCTAATTTTGGTGAATATACTTACTCTTTTGAAAAAATGCGAAATAAAAAATGGCTTCAAAAAATGGGACATACCCCTAGTATAATGAATTACGCGAGAGAAAATTTTATTGTACAACCCGGAGATAATATACCGCCTAATTTATTACATCAAAAAGTTGGTCCTACAGATCTTTATAATATCCGTTGGGCATATACACAATTTCCCAACATTAATAAGCCGGATGACGAATTGCCATATTTAGAAAAAATTGTTAGGGAGCAGGATACAGTACCATGGTATAGATATAATTTGGAAGTTCAAAGTATTGGACCAGAAACAATCAATGAAGTTGTAGATAATGATAATCCGATAAAATCGGCAGAGTTGGGTGTAAAGAATTTAAAAAGAGTCTTAAATTTAATACCAGATATCGCTATAAATGAACGAGATGATAAGGTGAAGAAACGCTTTTATATTGGGACACTTAATCTTTGGGTAGATCAGATGAAGTATGTGGAATCTCTCATAGGTGGTTATACGATTCAATACAAATCAAATGCTCAAAAAGGTTCGGTATATACTGCTATACCTTATAATCGTCAAAAGGAGGCTTTAAAATTCTTAAATAAAGAAGCTTTTAACCCACCTTTGTGGATGATTCGTGATGATATTACAGGAAGGTTCATTGCGAACGAAGTCCATGGAATGAATGATAAAAGTGGGTTTATAAACAGTACGATTGAAATAATATCTAGAAAACAGAGAAAAATACTTAAAAACCTGTTTTCCACAACAAAGCTGAAAGCTCTTGAAGAAAATGGCATATCTGGAAAAAGTAATTATAACATTGTGGATATGCTTCAAGGTTTGAACGATGGTTTGTGGAGAGAGCTTGAAGAAGAATCCATAAAAATAAACTTCTTTCGTCAAGAAATCCAATTTGCATATATCTTTTATTTAAAAGATGCACTTAAACATGAAACTAAAAAGCATCAGAGAGAATCGATTTATGTAGCATATAATAAGTATTTATTTAGTAGTTATACTCGGAGTGCACTATTTAACGAGCTAAATAATCTTAAAAATAGTATTAAAAAAATAATATTTAATGTAGATGACCTATCTACAAAAAGCCATCTTGAATTATGTCTTTTAGAAATAGATAAAGGACAAAATTAG
- a CDS encoding DUF6520 family protein, giving the protein MKTNVFKKVLLPMLALFMAVGLAFATNSTENTNNAATVPGYIFQNGICEQVTTCDPAGMLDCTYSGNQVYSKINQTICGEPLKYNP; this is encoded by the coding sequence ATGAAAACAAATGTTTTTAAGAAAGTACTATTGCCAATGTTGGCATTATTCATGGCTGTTGGTTTGGCTTTCGCCACTAACAGTACAGAAAACACAAACAATGCTGCAACTGTCCCTGGTTATATTTTCCAGAATGGTATTTGTGAGCAAGTCACAACTTGTGATCCAGCAGGAATGTTAGATTGTACCTACTCGGGTAATCAAGTTTACTCCAAAATTAATCAAACAATTTGTGGAGAACCATTGAAGTATAATCCTTAA
- a CDS encoding MauE/DoxX family redox-associated membrane protein — translation MNIKKFIKKNLLIELLISMCVILFVYAAISKFLGFENFLAQIGQSPVLSSFTYWVAWIVPISEVIVAILLITPNYRLFGLLSFYSIMVMFTTYIVIILNFSDFVPCSCGGILESLGWKQHLIMNISFCLLALYLLFQMTNTTSKNFDDQQKLIKHIKES, via the coding sequence GTGAACATCAAAAAATTCATAAAAAAGAATCTACTTATTGAACTGCTCATTTCAATGTGTGTGATACTATTTGTTTATGCGGCTATTAGTAAATTTTTGGGTTTTGAAAATTTCTTAGCACAAATAGGGCAATCTCCTGTTTTGAGTTCATTTACCTATTGGGTGGCGTGGATAGTTCCAATAAGTGAAGTGATAGTTGCAATTTTATTAATAACACCTAATTATCGTCTCTTCGGACTTTTAAGTTTCTATAGTATAATGGTCATGTTCACGACTTATATTGTGATTATCTTAAATTTTAGCGACTTTGTACCGTGCTCTTGTGGGGGAATATTGGAATCATTAGGCTGGAAGCAACATCTCATAATGAACATTTCGTTTTGCTTATTGGCTCTGTACCTTCTATTCCAAATGACAAATACAACATCAAAGAATTTCGATGATCAACAAAAACTAATTAAACATATTAAAGAAAGTTAA
- a CDS encoding helix-turn-helix domain-containing protein, whose translation MLNTFDKIRINNIYKMLLEMSEGRFSFQIERNDIDDEIEALVVLVNLMAQEIQQTLRYYSQLNSPESIFQFVQMIFILDSSFQIIYVNDDVMNHLIKDKNQFIGQSFIKTLSDHSKHDWKLIADKLLINNYYQIKKKLHFQFDKDLTKEAICNITSIYHKENNNQFILVTSFQSKTQSQFIEDGLALTSKIPSTKGIQKKEKPNILKNEKDIKIIQKIHDYILQHLETPLPSLRILAHNFGTNEYKLKYGFKQLYNITVFKFLLDERLKKASLLIENTSLSMKRIAILTGFKSMPHFSKVFKQKFGRSPKAFRNMSRLH comes from the coding sequence ATGTTAAACACCTTTGATAAAATAAGAATAAACAATATCTATAAAATGCTATTGGAAATGTCCGAAGGTAGGTTCTCGTTCCAAATTGAAAGAAATGATATTGATGACGAAATTGAGGCTTTAGTGGTCTTGGTTAATTTAATGGCTCAAGAGATTCAACAAACATTGCGATATTATAGCCAATTGAATTCCCCTGAAAGTATTTTTCAATTTGTCCAAATGATTTTTATTCTTGACAGTAGCTTCCAAATTATTTACGTAAATGATGATGTTATGAATCACTTGATTAAAGATAAAAATCAATTTATTGGCCAATCATTTATAAAAACATTAAGTGATCATTCAAAGCATGATTGGAAGCTAATTGCAGATAAATTACTGATAAATAATTACTATCAAATTAAGAAAAAACTACATTTCCAATTTGATAAAGATTTAACAAAAGAGGCGATCTGTAATATTACGTCTATATATCATAAAGAAAATAACAATCAATTTATATTAGTAACAAGTTTTCAATCTAAAACACAAAGTCAATTTATAGAAGATGGACTTGCATTAACGTCCAAAATCCCATCAACAAAAGGTATTCAAAAAAAGGAAAAACCTAATATTTTGAAAAATGAAAAAGATATAAAAATCATTCAGAAAATACATGATTATATTTTACAACACCTTGAAACACCATTGCCATCATTGAGAATTCTTGCACACAATTTCGGTACAAATGAATATAAATTAAAATATGGTTTTAAGCAATTGTATAACATTACTGTTTTTAAATTTTTACTTGATGAACGCTTAAAGAAAGCAAGTTTGCTAATAGAAAACACAAGCTTATCGATGAAGCGTATCGCTATATTAACTGGCTTTAAAAGTATGCCCCATTTTTCAAAAGTTTTCAAACAGAAATTTGGACGTTCACCAAAGGCATTTCGAAACATGTCCAGATTGCACTAA
- a CDS encoding DUF7793 family protein, whose product MNGIGHTKHAKFWIKNEILHCTYNEIKLLDLATAQSIVRDRLQFQQEVSYPVFCDIRNVMSWEKAARDYLAKNGSVLAKAVAIYDDRHIAEVMSKFYLNKNKPLVPSKLFNNYYEAIEFLNQFL is encoded by the coding sequence ATGAATGGTATTGGCCATACAAAACATGCTAAATTTTGGATTAAAAATGAAATCCTACATTGTACCTATAACGAAATTAAGTTACTTGATTTAGCAACCGCCCAATCAATTGTTAGAGACCGCTTACAGTTTCAACAAGAGGTTTCCTATCCTGTATTTTGTGATATAAGAAATGTAATGAGCTGGGAAAAAGCCGCTCGAGATTATTTGGCCAAAAATGGATCTGTATTGGCAAAAGCCGTTGCTATTTACGATGACAGACATATAGCTGAAGTAATGTCAAAATTCTATTTAAACAAAAACAAACCGTTAGTACCTTCAAAATTATTCAATAACTATTATGAAGCTATTGAATTCTTAAATCAATTTTTGTAA
- a CDS encoding aminotransferase class I/II-fold pyridoxal phosphate-dependent enzyme — protein sequence MAKINHNNFLDTVNEVIGNAKKQQIVHLYAEDKRFEKGIITVNGSKLFHFGTTSYLGLDQDERLKQAAIEAINNYGTQFPLSKTYISHPLYAELESKIQELYGIPAIITKNSTLGHMAVIPSAVNDKDAVILDHQVHWSVQNAAQMLRLRGVSVQMIRHNNMDMLESRIKSLYDSSERIWYMADGVYSMFGDFAPLEELKYLSEKYPKLHLYFDDVHGMSWCGKNGMGYVMSVYKDLPENCLLLATLSKSFGASGGVLICKNNKLRNKIKNFGGPLTFSAQLEPASVAAAIASANIHLSQEIYELQEDLQLRTQHFSSLLSKTDLPVIHNNSSPVFYIGTGLPITGYNFVKRLFKEGFFVNLGLFPAVPVTNTGVRITISRNNQLKEIGELVKVMNHHFSKAIEDTNTTNTNIRKLFRLKSEGTTIEAINTGSLNMIYETSIQKLDKSIWNRLMGQRSVFDWLGMEFLEKAFSYNNEKEHNWEFHYILVTNSDNKPILATFFTRALWKEDMLAPESVSIQVEEKRKNNAYYMSNYVLSMGSLLTEGKHFYLDSTSLYAREAVLLMLKKIHVIDNVKSSEMIVLRDFFEKDDKLTDLFHGQGFVKIKMPDAAYINNIQWNSEAEYLNSLSSRSKRHFKNDIKKYEGLFDIKWQNICKKETLGIIYQLYLNVKHNNLGLNTFAYPQSLFKNMNEDKNWEFLLLYFKSHVSHASEVPVGMMCCYKNSNHTFVPVVVGIDYELSRTYNIYRQLLYQTIKRAWESKFETIDFGLTAAFEKRKVGATVFSNHAFVQAKDNYFMDYMTTLQQR from the coding sequence ATGGCTAAGATTAATCATAACAACTTTTTGGATACCGTAAATGAAGTTATTGGTAATGCTAAAAAACAACAAATTGTACATTTATATGCAGAAGATAAACGCTTTGAGAAAGGAATAATTACTGTGAATGGGAGTAAATTATTTCATTTTGGAACGACGAGTTATTTAGGATTGGATCAAGATGAAAGGTTAAAGCAGGCCGCCATAGAGGCTATTAATAATTATGGTACTCAGTTTCCTCTATCTAAAACCTATATTTCTCATCCTTTATATGCAGAACTGGAATCTAAAATTCAGGAATTATATGGTATTCCTGCAATAATTACTAAGAACAGTACATTAGGTCATATGGCAGTTATACCATCTGCAGTAAATGATAAAGATGCAGTAATTTTAGACCATCAAGTGCATTGGAGTGTACAAAATGCAGCCCAAATGTTAAGGTTAAGAGGTGTTTCAGTTCAAATGATCCGTCATAATAATATGGATATGCTAGAATCACGAATCAAAAGTTTGTACGATTCGTCTGAACGAATTTGGTATATGGCTGATGGTGTGTATTCTATGTTTGGTGATTTTGCTCCATTAGAAGAGTTAAAATACTTATCTGAAAAATATCCAAAACTTCATTTGTATTTTGATGACGTGCATGGTATGAGTTGGTGTGGAAAAAACGGAATGGGGTATGTAATGAGCGTTTATAAGGATTTACCAGAAAATTGTCTGCTTTTGGCAACGCTGAGTAAGTCCTTTGGAGCTAGTGGGGGAGTTTTAATTTGTAAGAATAATAAACTTAGAAATAAAATAAAGAACTTTGGAGGACCACTAACGTTTTCAGCACAATTAGAACCTGCATCTGTAGCCGCAGCTATTGCTTCCGCGAATATTCATCTTTCTCAGGAAATTTATGAACTTCAGGAAGATCTTCAACTTAGAACACAACATTTTAGTTCATTATTGTCAAAAACAGACTTGCCAGTGATACATAATAATTCAAGTCCTGTTTTTTATATAGGAACTGGTTTGCCGATAACTGGTTATAATTTTGTCAAACGACTATTCAAAGAAGGTTTTTTTGTCAATTTAGGGCTTTTCCCAGCAGTACCTGTTACTAATACAGGAGTTAGAATTACAATTTCAAGAAACAACCAATTGAAGGAGATAGGTGAATTGGTAAAAGTGATGAATCATCATTTTTCAAAAGCAATTGAAGATACTAACACTACAAATACTAATATCAGAAAATTATTTCGATTAAAAAGTGAAGGAACAACTATAGAAGCGATCAACACGGGAAGTTTGAATATGATATACGAAACAAGTATCCAAAAGCTTGATAAGTCTATTTGGAACAGACTCATGGGACAAAGAAGTGTGTTTGATTGGTTGGGAATGGAATTTTTAGAAAAAGCATTTAGTTACAATAACGAAAAGGAACACAATTGGGAGTTTCATTATATTTTGGTTACAAATTCAGATAACAAACCAATCCTTGCAACATTTTTTACAAGAGCACTTTGGAAAGAAGATATGTTAGCACCCGAATCGGTATCTATTCAGGTTGAAGAAAAACGAAAGAATAATGCCTATTACATGTCTAATTATGTACTAAGTATGGGGTCATTATTAACAGAAGGAAAGCACTTTTATTTAGATAGCACAAGCTTATATGCTAGAGAAGCAGTTTTATTAATGTTAAAAAAGATACATGTAATTGATAATGTTAAATCATCAGAAATGATTGTACTAAGAGATTTTTTCGAAAAAGATGACAAACTTACAGATCTGTTTCACGGGCAAGGTTTCGTTAAGATTAAAATGCCAGATGCGGCTTATATTAATAATATTCAATGGAATTCAGAAGCTGAATATCTAAATTCATTGTCCAGCCGATCTAAACGTCATTTTAAAAATGATATTAAAAAGTATGAAGGTTTATTTGACATAAAATGGCAGAATATCTGTAAAAAGGAAACATTAGGGATCATCTATCAGCTTTATTTAAATGTAAAGCATAACAATTTAGGACTAAATACATTTGCATATCCCCAAAGTTTATTTAAGAATATGAACGAAGATAAGAACTGGGAGTTCTTACTATTATATTTTAAAAGTCATGTTTCTCACGCTAGTGAAGTTCCAGTTGGTATGATGTGTTGTTATAAAAATAGCAATCATACGTTTGTTCCAGTTGTTGTAGGTATAGACTATGAATTAAGTAGAACTTATAATATATACAGGCAACTATTATATCAAACTATTAAAAGAGCTTGGGAAAGTAAGTTTGAAACTATAGACTTTGGCCTGACAGCAGCTTTCGAAAAAAGAAAAGTGGGTGCTACTGTATTTTCGAATCACGCATTTGTGCAAGCAAAGGATAATTATTTTATGGATTATATGACTACGTTGCAACAAAGGTAA
- a CDS encoding RteC domain-containing protein yields the protein MNEKEYITIVNNFKQYMKVIEQVEFMDFNYIHKAIVLCRKTLSKLKKYTVLYQFDSMEEEIGFFKNYKNLVLKNLIYYSELRLIQSQFPELSINSQRDYILRQEHKIKKFFKKHDSLVQYINLELINLDELFFTIRPIKESYSCVLQPGYTDTSFYTHHDFLIAKIKAYDQLLEYLKSKFKSIDDFMRYGKPMHHNKTLHWTGTKTQLTELIYALHAAKTINNGKTDIVEIQRELESIFNIKLNDIYKIYSEIKNRQKSRTKFLEEMIEGLMSEINKSYR from the coding sequence GTGAATGAAAAAGAATATATAACCATTGTCAATAATTTTAAACAATACATGAAAGTTATTGAGCAAGTAGAATTTATGGATTTTAATTATATCCATAAAGCAATAGTTCTATGTCGGAAAACACTATCGAAGCTTAAAAAATATACTGTTTTGTACCAATTTGATAGTATGGAAGAGGAAATAGGTTTTTTTAAGAATTACAAAAATCTTGTATTAAAAAACCTTATTTATTATTCTGAATTGAGGCTAATACAATCACAGTTTCCAGAATTATCTATTAATTCACAAAGAGATTATATTCTAAGACAGGAGCATAAAATTAAGAAATTCTTCAAAAAACACGATTCTTTGGTACAATATATCAATTTAGAATTGATAAATCTCGATGAACTTTTTTTTACAATTAGGCCCATTAAAGAATCATATAGTTGCGTACTACAACCTGGTTATACCGATACAAGTTTCTATACACATCATGATTTCTTGATTGCCAAGATAAAAGCTTATGACCAACTTCTAGAGTATTTAAAGTCAAAATTTAAAAGCATAGATGATTTTATGCGTTACGGTAAACCTATGCACCATAATAAAACTTTACATTGGACAGGGACCAAAACCCAGTTGACAGAATTGATTTATGCGTTACATGCCGCGAAGACAATAAACAATGGAAAAACGGATATTGTTGAAATTCAGCGAGAACTTGAATCCATTTTTAATATCAAGTTGAATGACATCTATAAAATATATTCTGAAATTAAGAATCGGCAGAAATCAAGAACAAAATTTTTAGAAGAGATGATAGAAGGGCTTATGAGTGAGATCAATAAATCATACCGCTAA
- a CDS encoding helix-turn-helix domain-containing protein, with amino-acid sequence MAATIITTEDLHEFKIELLDEIKTLLQNQSGQTPKKWLKSPEVRDLLGISPGTLQNLRINGTLPYSKIGGVLYYDYQEIAQILEQNRIHNKF; translated from the coding sequence ATGGCAGCAACAATTATTACTACAGAAGATCTTCATGAATTCAAAATCGAATTACTTGATGAAATCAAAACATTATTACAGAACCAATCAGGACAGACTCCTAAAAAGTGGTTAAAGTCACCGGAAGTTAGAGATCTTTTAGGAATCTCTCCAGGTACTTTACAAAACTTACGTATCAATGGCACGTTGCCCTACAGTAAAATTGGTGGGGTATTGTATTATGATTATCAGGAAATAGCTCAAATCCTAGAGCAAAATAGAATTCATAATAAATTTTAA
- a CDS encoding ATPase yields MENHYKTTEEGKEFILGEIKDNIIHYDIAKTLTYLDVKGKLLFGSHFKIYEEDFKIIYRLLIYIIRDKANCKKHDINLNKGILLTGPIGCGKTSLMSLIRHIVPKERQYQMYSARNISFEYQKDGHQIIENYIKTKSFCFDDLGIEQNLKHYGNDCNVMGEILLNRYDLWTSHKVITHATTNLNAQELEEWYGNRVRSRMRQLFNLVAFDSESQDKRK; encoded by the coding sequence ATGGAGAACCATTATAAAACCACGGAAGAAGGTAAAGAATTTATCTTGGGAGAAATTAAAGACAATATTATCCATTACGATATTGCTAAAACCCTGACCTATCTGGACGTCAAAGGAAAATTATTATTTGGGTCACATTTCAAAATTTATGAAGAAGATTTTAAAATTATTTATAGGCTGTTGATTTATATTATCCGAGATAAAGCGAATTGCAAAAAGCACGACATAAATCTCAACAAAGGAATTCTGTTAACAGGCCCAATTGGGTGTGGAAAAACATCTTTGATGAGTTTGATAAGGCACATTGTCCCTAAAGAAAGGCAGTACCAAATGTACTCCGCTAGAAACATCTCATTTGAATATCAAAAGGATGGTCATCAGATTATTGAGAATTACATCAAAACAAAAAGTTTTTGTTTTGATGATTTAGGCATAGAACAAAATTTAAAACATTATGGAAATGATTGTAATGTAATGGGTGAAATTTTATTAAACCGATATGATTTATGGACTTCGCATAAAGTGATCACTCATGCTACGACCAACTTGAATGCCCAAGAATTGGAAGAATGGTATGGCAATCGGGTACGTTCTCGAATGCGGCAATTGTTTAATTTGGTGGCGTTTGACAGTGAGAGTCAGGACAAGAGAAAATAA
- a CDS encoding helix-turn-helix domain-containing protein: MKSKKSVLLPKHQKLMEQVGENIKLARKRRKLTTVQVSERADIDRTTLYQIEKGNPKVSFGAYFNVLRVFGLEKDILKLAADDGFGRKLQDLDLL; the protein is encoded by the coding sequence ATGAAAAGTAAAAAAAGTGTTCTACTACCAAAACATCAAAAATTGATGGAGCAAGTAGGAGAGAATATAAAACTGGCACGTAAAAGACGTAAATTAACAACGGTGCAGGTTTCTGAACGTGCTGATATAGATAGGACTACACTTTATCAAATTGAAAAAGGGAATCCAAAAGTTTCATTTGGTGCATATTTCAATGTGTTGAGGGTTTTTGGATTGGAAAAAGATATTTTAAAACTGGCAGCTGATGATGGGTTTGGGAGAAAATTGCAAGATTTAGACTTATTATAA
- a CDS encoding type II toxin-antitoxin system HipA family toxin, with protein MAQNKFDIYVYAHWQPMVEPEVIGILSAHFGKGKKAFSFAYDKKWLRSKNRMLIDPDIQFFSGPQYPNNKENFGIFLDSMPDTWGKTLMRRRTAQDAKEKQENPRTLYEIDFLLGVYDESRMGAFRFKTDPNGPFLDDDEHSPTPPWSSIKELQAAADAFESGNNNEIKKWLAILMAPGSSLGGARPKANIIDDDKNLWIAKFPSKNDAIDKAAWEYLVYQLAIDAGISMSPSKIEKISGKYHTFFTKRFDRDKGERIHFASAMTMTGNTEEIIRDRPASYLEIAEFIQNYGTDIDVNLAQLWRRIVLNIAISNTDDHLRNHGFLLTEKGWILSPAYDINPSIDKDGLALNIDMDNNALDFDLAKSVGEYFRLDKGQMKGIYDEVLNAVSNWTNVAIKIGISTKEIELMESAFKF; from the coding sequence ATGGCACAAAATAAATTTGACATATACGTTTACGCACATTGGCAACCCATGGTTGAGCCAGAAGTGATTGGTATCCTTTCTGCACATTTTGGTAAAGGGAAAAAAGCCTTTAGTTTTGCGTATGATAAAAAATGGCTAAGGTCAAAGAACAGAATGTTGATAGATCCTGATATTCAATTTTTCTCAGGACCACAATACCCTAATAATAAAGAGAATTTTGGTATTTTTCTAGACAGTATGCCCGATACTTGGGGGAAAACATTAATGAGACGGAGAACCGCTCAAGACGCTAAAGAAAAACAAGAAAATCCTCGAACGCTTTATGAAATAGATTTTTTATTGGGAGTCTATGATGAAAGTAGGATGGGGGCATTTCGCTTTAAAACTGATCCAAATGGTCCTTTTCTTGATGATGATGAACATAGTCCAACACCACCTTGGTCATCAATTAAAGAATTGCAGGCAGCAGCTGACGCTTTTGAAAGTGGCAATAATAATGAGATTAAAAAATGGTTGGCAATTTTGATGGCACCAGGGTCATCTCTAGGAGGTGCTAGACCAAAAGCCAATATTATTGATGATGATAAAAATCTTTGGATTGCTAAATTCCCTTCTAAAAATGATGCCATTGATAAGGCAGCTTGGGAATACCTCGTTTATCAATTGGCAATAGATGCAGGCATTTCAATGTCACCTTCTAAAATTGAAAAAATTTCGGGAAAGTATCATACTTTTTTTACAAAGCGTTTTGATCGTGACAAGGGGGAGCGAATTCATTTTGCGTCCGCCATGACCATGACTGGTAATACAGAAGAAATAATTAGAGATCGGCCTGCCAGTTATCTGGAAATTGCAGAATTTATTCAAAATTATGGAACCGATATTGATGTCAATTTAGCTCAGCTTTGGAGACGGATAGTTCTTAATATTGCTATTTCAAATACAGACGACCATTTACGGAATCATGGATTTCTTTTAACAGAGAAAGGATGGATTCTCTCTCCGGCATATGACATAAACCCTTCGATTGATAAAGATGGACTGGCACTTAATATAGATATGGATAATAATGCGTTGGATTTTGATTTAGCTAAAAGTGTAGGCGAGTACTTTAGATTGGATAAAGGTCAAATGAAAGGAATCTATGATGAAGTTTTAAATGCAGTAAGCAATTGGACAAATGTGGCCATTAAAATAGGCATATCAACTAAAGAAATTGAATTAATGGAATCGGCATTTAAATTCTAA